A genome region from Platichthys flesus chromosome 12, fPlaFle2.1, whole genome shotgun sequence includes the following:
- the golga4 gene encoding golgin subfamily A member 4 isoform X4 has product MFKKLKQKINEEQSPQRNAQSPPQAQMGPGERRSSQTPPFHHDGSPSPSDREVLAGMIAEPAFLSEYTIFALDHSNRPKSAQVASVVPSKGPARSPRGSINGEGSASPHREEPQSFAQKLQFKVPSMESLIRGGASRAESLFRSPSKDNLVRSSSRESLTPLGENDSPGAPTYDPPSDIESEAEEPQGTAESLSKEQLLHRLLQVESSLGKYRGKYSELVTAYRTVQRDKEKTQVILSQSQDKALRRIGELREELQMDQLAKKHLQEEFDAALEEKDQRISVLQTQVALLKKRVKVSSDETLPPENEVPQSRDTDDSSSAAQSPSKDQGAEPEVTEGEGNSDPAKLMEALQKRVTRQENLLQKCKELIRTHKERSAQLGSENETLQEQLQERLQELEKMKGMVIAETKRQMHETLEMKEEEIAQLRSRLQQTTSKKEELQDQKEKAEKSAFEELERALGVAHKAEEARKQLQVQMEEQVKNIEMEGEEERKKLQQELTRVKQEVVIIMKKSSEETVAGLEKLHSETLATKEAETIARISKAVEECKAEFAQLAKEQEQQSSLALEDADLQKTAVRTEAESKVKEIQLELETARTRILELESSLEKFSEEGASLSNELSSKMDELQDKLKLQISALEEKHQEQLENQKCILNQQNDAVVEELKEKHRVEVETLMKDKELQFQAHVEDMNQKTFEKLDAKQAELEALSSEHSEALATKQLLEEKLVAAEEAQCLARKEHEEKFQAQAAKHSVELANIKQEHEQSFGGVEKTLKQELNAMQIVLREKEKEIGEHVLREKTLKEQSHSNMQELNVKVKELEELQQSLSQSQLDYSSLKESNAQLSKISEELDQCKKDLADLEHLLEAVKKDCQQKEKLLQEQEHQLQQTKKDISEKEKSFIAELNTKQEEQTRFKKQLDEKNAHEKKMKNTITELETKVKSQETKMEKFKQKAKEMQENFKKKLQQNEETMKKELAKKATELQQKEQQVQEKILEMAQTSSHGLSTAMTELQANHKEEVEKLRDTHKRGVEELQRQWQERFGQQEEELMEKHSVLLQEKAQELEELSQQLSKSREDTDQVMCEIKDLKEELAIRETTVQKLQEELNEAAVKLESVSQGEAVLKEQMESVEKNLNQAMNERNALQDKLSAKEEESREKMKSLSDKLEETETQLKALESSRFKESDDLQNKCDEAARQLQAKEAEFQQQLIMINKQLENYCREVQSQVECGSNELGHRVECRVNELKDRLLCSQKKVGHLKNTILTKADRICTLEETLHRQMEENKNLCISLEQTSAQVSAHAEHIKALTNVKENHSLSISDKVQKIEELREANRIISDRMKANEAHISDLESIVSDLKHQLETCIKEKEEAINHLKQQYEEERQQAAAQMKETIERLEQERKCASEQADALRSRLSEYENKAEIKFVQNDNTITSLLARLEELELEMSEKNEALRSLTASIDNQSISKSEMDQVLSEKEQKLSGLTSELESCVGRLAELQEQLALKSKECEQLAADLKQQHSIRESDKRELVEQLQQTQMQCARNGNSEQEMAGKLHSLEEDNQKCKLQLESQREEFERMKSEIIKSKEESLKATGEKLSAESARKVSELKKKAEQKIGQIKKQLTSQLEEKEQTIKALQTSVEEIKSSETSGQQQIETLEERLKTLEEALVKLKEEQERELEQTLRYERLEKEKSVEELKTVYEEKLSLLLTDTAQQGELREAKSALQEIEAKLKEAEEQNQNLLTEINHLKEEMREREARLNQHQETIKQPEVVAEMTVECSSAQQTKSVMENQTQNHFPLQEEDGDSLESLKSKLSQVSNEKEKIHKDFTRLQKDVRLLRKEHEQDIEYMKKELLEENEKNLKMELEDMEMKHNSAIKHLMREINTQMALKETELDSAVKEAIGEADETKAQSVEAELITSHREEASQFRKVITQKEDDLHRTVQKYEEVLQSREEEMGGRVWQVQKELEDLRATSHGPAEMSSEELQTQLAEKTTLLSEARLKEQEFVERIHSLEDKIKCFHRKTVVTHLGSTFKDPVFSSTDALSEATELEYLRKVFFEYMMGRETKTMAKVITSMLKFSPDQAQKVLDIEDSKTTPWLR; this is encoded by the exons ATGTTTAAGAAGCTGAAGCAGAAGATCAACGAGGAGCAGTCGCCGCAGAGGAATGCGCAGTCACCGCCGCAGGCCCAG ATGGGCCCTGGTGAGCGGCGCAGCAGTCAAACTCCGCCGTTTCATCACGATGGATCACCTTCTCCCAGTGACAGAGAG GTGCTGGCTGGGATGATAGCAGAGCCCGCTTTTCTCTCTGAGTATACTATCTTTGCTCTGGACCACTCAAATCGACCGAAATCGGCCCAGGTAGCCAGTGTG GTTCCCTCTAAAGGACCAGCCAGGTCTCCCAGAGGCAGCATCAATGGCGAAGGAAGTGCTTCTCCTCAC agagaggagccgcAGTCATTTGCTCAGAAACTCCAGTTTAAAGTTCCCTCGATGGAGTCGCTGATTCGTGGCGGTGCCAGTCGAGCAGAAAGTCTGTTCCGCTCCCCCTCCAAAGACAACCTGGTCCGCAGCTCTTCGCGTGAGTCCCTGACTCCTTTGGGAGAAAACGATTCCCCAGGTGCCCCCACATACGATCCCCCTTCAGACATAGAGAGCGAAGCTGAGGAGCCCCAAGGAACTGCCGAGTCCCTCTCCAAAGAGCAGCTGTTGCACCGACTGCTCCAGGTGGAGAGTAGTCTGGGGAAGTACAGAGGGAAGTATTCAGAG CTGGTTACTGCGTATCGGACTGTCCAGcgagataaagaaaaaacacag gtCATCCTCAGTCAGAGTCAAGACAAAGCTCTCCGCAGGATAGGGGAGCTACGGGAG GAGCTTCAAATGGATCAGCTGGCCAAGAAACACCTACAGGAAGAGTTTGATGCTGCGCTGGAGGAGAAAGACCAGAGAATCTCTGTGCTCCAAACACAG gtTGCTCTGTTGAAGAAACGAGTCAAGGTGTCCTCTGATGAAACTCTGCCACCTGAAAATGAAGTTCCTCAGTCTAGAGATACTGACGACTCTTCCTCTGCCGCACAAAGTCCTTCTAAGGATCAAGGAGCCGAGCCTGAAGTCACTGAGG GAGAGGGCAACAGTGATCCAGCCAAACTAATGGAGGCTCTGCAGAAGAGAGTGACGAGACAGGAGAACCTTCTGCAGAAGTGCAAAGAATTGATTCGTACACACAAGGAGCGCAGCGCCCAGCTGGGCAGTGAGAATGAAACtctgcaggagcagctgcaggaaagaCTGCAGGAGCTTGAGAAGATGAAG GGAATGGTCATTGCTGAGACAAAGCGGCAGATGCATGAGACATTGGaaatgaaagaagaggagaTTGCGCAGCTCCGCTCCAGGCTCCAGCAGACTACTTCCAAGAAGGAAGAATTACAGGACCAAAAAGAAAAGGCTGAGAAATCAG CATTTGAAGAGCTTGAACGAGCACTGGGTGTAGCTCACAAGGCGGAAGAGGCCCGcaagcagctgcaggttcagATGGAAGAGCAAgtgaaaaatattgaaatggagggtgaagaggagaggaagaaactgCAGCAGGAACTCACACGAGTCAAACAGGAGGTCGTCATCATCATGAAG AAATCATCTGAGGAGACAGTGGCTGGTTTGGAAAAACTCCACTCTGAAACTCTGGCTACTAAAGAAGCAGAGACAATTGCCAGAATCAGCAAAGCTGTG GAGGAATGCAAAGCAGAGTTTGCCCAGTTAGCCAAAGAGCAGGAACAGCAGTCGTCTCTGGCTCTGGAGGATGCCGATTTACAGAAGACTGCTGTGAGGACGGAAGCCGAAAGCAAGGTTAAAGAGATACAGCTGGAGCTGGAAACTGCAAGAACC AGGATACTGGAGCTAGAGAGTTCTCTGGAGAAGTTCTCAGAAGAGGGAGCAAGTCTGTCCAACGAACTCTCCAGTAAGATGGATGAGCTGCAGGATAAACTCAAGTTGCAAATCTCCGCATTAGAGGAAAAGCACCAGGAGCAGCTAGAAAATCAAAAGTGCATCCTCAACCAGCAAAACGATGCCGTTGTTGAGGAgctcaaagaaaaacacagagtcgAGGTGGAAACCCTCATGAAGGACAAAGAACTGCAGTTCCAAGCACATGTTGAAGATATGAACCAGAAAACATTTGAGAAACTGGATGCAAAGCAGGCGGAACTGGAGGCTCTTTCTTCCGAACACTCTGAGGCTTTGGCCACTAAACAGCTTCTGGAGGAGAAGTTGGTGGCAGCTGAGGAGGCTCAATGTTTAGCTCGGAAGGAGCACGAGGAGAAGTTTCAGGCTCAAGCGGCAAAGCACAGTGTCGAGCTTGCAAACATCAAACAGGAGCATGAGCAGTCCTTCGGAGGTGTGGAGAAAACTCTGAAGCAGGAACTTAACGCTATGCAGATCGTTTtgagggaaaaggaaaaggaaattgGGGAACATGTCCTTCGAGAAAAAACACTAAAAGAGCAATCACATTCCAATATGCAGGAGCTAAATGTCAAGGTTAAGGAACTGGAGGAGCTGCAACAGAGTTTATCACAATCCCAGTTGGACTACAGCAGCCTTAAAGAATCTAATGCACAGTTAAGTAAAATCTCAGAGGAGCTTGATCAGTGTAAGAAAGATTTGGCAGATTTGGAGCATCTGTTGGAAGCTGTAAAGAAAGATTGTCAACAGAAAGAGAAGTTGCTTCAAGAACAAGAACATCAGTTACAACAGACCAAAAAGGATAtttcagagaaagagaagtcaTTTATCGCAGAACTGAACACTAAGCAGGAGGAACAAACACGCTTTAAGAAACAGCTGGATGAAAAGAATGCCCatgagaagaagatgaaaaacactATAACCGAGTTGGAAACAAAGGTAAaatcacaggaaacaaaaatggaaaagttCAAGCAGAAGGCCAAAGAGATGCAGGAGAATTTTAAGAAAAAGCTTCAGCAGAACGAAGAGACCATGAAGAAGGAACTGGCGAAGAAGGCGACAGAGCTTCAGCAGAAAGAGCAACAAGTTCAAGAGAAGATTCTCGAGATGGCCCAAACAAGCTCCCATGGCCTGAGCACTGCAATGACAGAGCTGCAGGCCAACCataaggaggaggtggagaagctaCGTGACACCCACAAGCGTGGggttgaggagctgcagcgtcAGTGGCAGGAGAGGTTTgggcagcaggaagaggaactGATGGAAAAACACTCAGtactgctgcaggagaaggctCAGGAGTTGGAGGAATTATCTCAGCAACTTAGCAAAAGCAGAGAGGACACTGATCAAGTGATGTGTGAAATAAAGGACCTAAAAGAGGAGCTGGCGATTCGAGAAACCACCGTGCAGAAACTGCAGGAAGAGCTTAACGAAGCAGCAGTGAAGCTGGAAAGTGTTTCTCAGGGTGAAGCGGTGTTGAAAGAGCAAATGGAGTCAGTGGAGAAGAACCTGAACCAGGCCATGAATGAGAGAAACGCCCTGCAAGACAAGCTGAGCGcgaaagaggaagagagcagagagaagatgaagagtttGTCAGATAAATTGGAGGAAACGGAGACGCAGCTTAAAGCACTGGAAAGTTCCAGATTCAAAGAAAGTGATGACCTGCAGAATAAATGTGACGAAGCTGCCCGTCAACTCCAAGCCAAGGAAGCAGAGTTCCAGCAGCAATTAATCATGATCAATAAGCAACTGGAGAATTACTGTCGGGAGGTTCAGTCTCAAGTGGAGTGTGGCTCTAATGAACTCGGCCATAGAGTTGAATGTAGGGTGAACGAGCTGAAGGACAGGCTGCTGTGTAGTCAGAAAAAGGTAGGGCACCTCAAAAACACTATCCTCACTAAAGCAGATCGCATTTGCACTTTAGAGGAGACTCTCCACCGGCAGATGGAGGAGAACAAGAATCTATGCATTTCATTAGAACAGACGTCTGCTCAGGTAAGTGCTCACGCAGAGCACATCAAAGCCTTAACAAACGTCAAGGAGAATCATTCGCTGTCTATCAGTGACAAAGTTCAGAAAATCGAGGAGCTGAGGGAAGCGAACAGAATCATATCAGATAGGATGAAAGCAAACGAGGCGCATATCAGTGATTTGGAGAGCATCGTCAGTGACTTGAAACATCAGCTCGAAACTTGCataaaagagaaggaggaagccATAAATCATCTGAAGCAGCAGTATGAAGAGGAGAGACAACAGGCGGCTGCTCAGATGAAGGAGACCATTGAGAGATTGGAGCAAGAGAGGAAGTGTGCGTCAGAGCAGGCAGACGCACTCAGGAGCAGACTGTCTGAGTACGAGAATAAAGCAGAGATCAAGTTCGTCCAGAATGACAACACTATCACATCTCTGCTGGCCCGGCTGGAAGAGCTGGAGCTCGAAATGTCTGAAAAGAACGAGGCTCTGCGAAGCCTGACAGCGAGTATTGACAATCAGTCCATCAGCAAGTCCGAGATGGACCAGGTGTTGAGCGAGAAAGAGCAGAAACTCAGCGGACTCACCTCGGAGCTGGAGAGTTGTGTCGGCCGACTCGCCGAGCTTCAGGAGCAGTTAGCCTTAAAGTCCAAAGAGTGCGAACAACTCGCAGCAGATCTAAAGCAGCAACACAGCATCAGGGAGAGCGACAAAAGGGAGctggtggagcagctgcagcagacccAGATGCAGTGCGCTCGGAACGGTAACTCGGAGCAGGAGATGGCAGGGAAGTTGCACTCCCTCGAAGAAGACAACCAAAAGTGTAAACTCCAGCTCGAGAGTCAAAGGGAGGAATTTGAAAGAATGAAAAGCGAGATTATCAAGAGCAAAGAGGAGAGTCTGAAGGCCACTGGGGAGAAGTTATCCGCAGAGAGCGCTCGGAAAGTGTCAGAGCTGAAGAAGAAAGCTGAGCAGAAAATCGGTCAGATTAAAAAACAGCTGACCTCACAGCTTGAGGAGAAAGAGCAGACGATCAAAGCTCTTCAGACCAGCGTGGAGGAAATCAAGAGCAGCGAAACGTCAGGCCAACAACAAATAGAAACATTAGAGGAGAGACTGAAAACTTTGGAGGAAGCTCTTGTCAAGCtaaaagaggagcaggagagagaactTGAGCAGACACTGAGATATGAGAGGCTTGAGAAAGAAAAGTCTGTAGAAGAGCTGAAAACCGTGTATGAAGAGAAGCTGTCCTTACTTCTGACAGATACAGCTCAACAAGGGGAACTCAGAGAAGCTAAATCAGCGCTTCAAGAGATCGAGGCAAAGCTAAAAGAAGCAGAGGAGCAAAATCAAAATCTCCTCACAGAAATAAATCATCTGAAAGAAGAGATGCGTGAGAGGGAAGCCCGGCTTAATCAACATCAGGAAACCATTAAACAACCTGAAGTTGTGGCTGAGATGACGGTCGAATGTAGCAGTGCACAGCAAACCAAGAGCGTGATGGAAAACCAAACGCAAAACCACTTTCCCCTGCAAGAAGAGGACGGCGATTCCCTGGAGTCGCTCAAGAGCAAACTGAGTCAGGTGTCGAACGAGAAGGAGAAAATCCACAAGGATTTCACCAGGTTACAGAAAGACGTGCGATTACTGAGGAAGGAGCATGAACAGGACATAGAGTACATGAAGAAAGAGTTGTTAGAGGAGAACGAGAAAAACCTGAA AATGGAGTTGGAAGATATGGAAATGAAGCACAATTCTGCCATCAAGCATTTAATGAGAGAGATCAACACACAAATGGCCTTAAAAGAGACGGAGCTGGACTCGGCAGTAAAGGAAGCCATTGGTGAGGCGGACGAAA CGAAGGCCCAGAGTGTTGAAGCAGAGCTCATCACCAGCCACCGTGAAGAAGCCAGTCAATTCAGGAAGGTGATCACGCAGAAGGAAGATGATTTGCACAGAACTGTTCAGAAATATGAAGAGGTCCTACAg agtcgagaggaggagatgggaggCAGAGTGTGGCAGGTCCAGAAGGAATTGGAGGATTTGCGAGCGACTAGCCACGGCCCGGCTGAG